The proteins below are encoded in one region of Winogradskyella helgolandensis:
- a CDS encoding response regulator: MKKILLIEDNKDVRENTAEILELENYDVSTAENGKIGVEKALEIMPDLIICDIMMPVLDGYGVFERLSNNLKTASIPFVFLTAKSEKADLRKGMNLGADDYLTKPFEETELLDAIECRIRKNTFLKKEYAKNIDGINQFLNEASDYLNLEALSKDRSIQSYKTKERIYDEGNAAHQLFYIQSGNVKTYRTTESGKEFVTGLYGAGDFIGQLSLLGDTGTYIETASVLEDAEICGIPKADFTKLIHVNKDVSNKFIEMISHSLIHLQEQLVDMAFATVRQKTAKALLELDAKGLIKDKQHKGISMPREDFAGLIGTATETAIRMLTEFKNEGLIGVEPNRKLVLLDKEGLRDVAEFG; this comes from the coding sequence ATGAAAAAAATACTATTAATTGAAGACAACAAAGATGTTAGAGAAAATACGGCCGAAATTCTTGAATTAGAAAACTACGATGTATCAACTGCAGAAAATGGTAAAATTGGTGTTGAAAAAGCACTTGAAATTATGCCTGATTTAATTATTTGCGACATTATGATGCCTGTATTAGATGGCTACGGTGTGTTTGAACGCCTAAGTAATAATCTAAAAACGGCCAGTATTCCATTTGTTTTTTTAACCGCTAAATCTGAAAAAGCAGATTTAAGAAAAGGTATGAATCTTGGTGCTGATGATTACTTAACCAAACCATTTGAAGAAACGGAATTACTCGATGCCATAGAATGTAGAATAAGAAAAAATACATTTTTAAAGAAAGAGTATGCTAAAAACATTGACGGTATTAATCAATTTTTAAATGAAGCATCAGACTATTTAAACCTGGAAGCTTTGTCTAAAGACCGCAGCATTCAATCTTATAAAACTAAAGAAAGAATTTATGATGAAGGCAATGCAGCACATCAATTGTTTTATATACAAAGTGGTAATGTAAAAACCTACCGAACAACAGAATCTGGTAAGGAATTTGTAACAGGTTTATATGGTGCAGGCGATTTCATTGGGCAATTATCATTATTAGGAGATACCGGAACTTATATAGAAACAGCGAGTGTTTTAGAAGATGCTGAAATTTGTGGTATCCCAAAAGCAGATTTTACAAAACTCATACATGTTAATAAAGATGTTTCTAATAAATTTATTGAAATGATTTCTCATAGTCTAATCCATTTACAAGAACAACTCGTGGATATGGCATTTGCTACAGTGCGTCAAAAAACCGCCAAAGCATTATTAGAATTAGATGCCAAAGGTTTAATAAAAGATAAGCAGCATAAAGGCATAAGCATGCCAAGAGAAGATTTTGCTGGTCTTATTGGAACCGCAACTGAAACTGCAATTAGAATGTTAACCGAATTTAAAAATGAAGGTTTAATTGGAGTAGAACCTAATAGAAAACTTGTTTTGTTAGATAAAGAAGGCTTGAGAGATGTTGCTGAGTTTGGATAA
- a CDS encoding DUF6327 family protein produces the protein MIPNKYNSFADIDNQLKILSLQKQIYKEQIKQSFKSSKNSLRPNNIKHEFKGLLQERLVMILRTYLLKKLKGNRVEEPE, from the coding sequence ATGATACCAAATAAATATAATTCGTTTGCCGACATCGATAATCAGTTAAAGATTTTGAGCTTGCAAAAACAGATCTATAAAGAACAGATAAAACAGAGTTTTAAAAGTTCTAAAAATAGTTTAAGACCTAATAACATTAAACATGAGTTTAAAGGTTTACTACAAGAGCGACTCGTAATGATTTTAAGAACTTATTTACTTAAAAAATTGAAAGGGAATAGAGTGGAAGAACCGGAATAA
- a CDS encoding YtxH domain-containing protein, with product MTRNSENTLLALLTGAAIGAGIGILYAPDKGTETRRRIKQKAEDMEHDIAERVSHAKEELTKTVNHKKEEFEQKLDDTISNMSGKADDIISALENKLEELKRRNAHLQKN from the coding sequence ATGACAAGAAATAGCGAAAACACCTTATTAGCTTTATTAACAGGAGCAGCAATAGGTGCAGGTATTGGAATTTTATACGCACCAGATAAGGGTACAGAAACAAGAAGAAGAATTAAGCAAAAAGCTGAAGATATGGAACACGACATTGCTGAACGTGTATCTCATGCAAAAGAAGAATTGACGAAAACCGTAAATCATAAAAAGGAAGAGTTTGAACAAAAATTAGATGATACTATTTCTAATATGAGCGGGAAAGCTGATGATATCATTTCTGCTTTAGAAAATAAGTTGGAAGAACTTAAAAGAAGAAATGCACACCTTCAAAAAAACTAA
- a CDS encoding carboxymuconolactone decarboxylase family protein, whose amino-acid sequence MKTDINISEFLSSRTEFKNKFSLREMYRATVYMPRAIIKMIENSKSQFIDINFAKRLQLAVTEVNGCAVCSYGHAKLALRQGISGKEISSFLSGKDHFMKPVEAKAIMFAQHYADSRGYPKKFTYDAIVSEYGKKQALIILSIIQIMTIGNMFGIPFSAFQSRLKGKPYKDSSLVAELGLLIAGICLIPIAIIHGVLRGLIGLPNVKLDKSLAKEQDGFQES is encoded by the coding sequence ATGAAAACAGATATTAATATATCAGAATTCCTTAGTTCTCGCACAGAATTTAAAAATAAGTTCAGTTTGCGGGAAATGTATCGAGCCACGGTTTATATGCCTAGGGCTATTATTAAAATGATTGAAAATAGTAAAAGTCAATTCATCGATATTAATTTTGCAAAACGTTTACAATTAGCAGTAACTGAAGTAAATGGATGCGCTGTCTGCTCCTATGGACATGCCAAATTGGCTTTGCGTCAAGGTATAAGTGGTAAAGAAATAAGTAGTTTTCTAAGTGGCAAAGATCATTTTATGAAACCGGTAGAAGCAAAAGCAATTATGTTTGCTCAACATTATGCAGACTCAAGAGGATATCCTAAAAAATTCACTTATGATGCAATTGTATCCGAATATGGAAAGAAGCAAGCCCTTATTATTCTTTCTATAATTCAGATCATGACTATTGGTAACATGTTTGGTATTCCGTTTAGTGCATTTCAATCTCGTCTAAAAGGAAAACCTTATAAAGATAGTTCGTTAGTAGCTGAATTAGGACTACTAATAGCTGGGATATGTTTAATCCCAATTGCTATTATTCATGGGGTATTAAGAGGATTAATTGGTCTACCCAATGTAAAACTTGATAAAAGCCTTGCTAAAGAACAAGACGGGTTTCAAGAATCATAA
- a CDS encoding SDR family NAD(P)-dependent oxidoreductase, translating to MKRVENKVVVVTGGALGIGRETCLLLAKHGAKVAVADILDKEGQELVDDINKSGGVSQFYHLDVTNEKEVESVYTNVFKEFGRLDATVNNAGIAGADKPSHEVTEKEWDLVMNINLKGVFFCSKHAIPFMKKSGGGSIVNLSSIYGIVGAADLPPYHASKGAVRVMSKTDAIQYAKDKIRVNSVHPGFIWTPLVEALGKEKPGFREQLDSLHPIGQIGEAIDIAYGILYLISDESKFTTGSELVIDGGYTAR from the coding sequence ATGAAAAGAGTAGAAAACAAAGTTGTGGTTGTAACAGGTGGTGCATTAGGTATCGGACGTGAAACGTGTCTTTTGTTAGCTAAACATGGAGCAAAAGTTGCCGTAGCGGATATTCTTGATAAAGAAGGTCAGGAGTTGGTTGACGACATAAACAAATCCGGAGGGGTCTCACAATTCTATCATCTAGATGTAACAAACGAAAAAGAAGTTGAGAGCGTATATACAAATGTTTTTAAAGAGTTTGGCAGACTTGATGCTACTGTAAATAATGCGGGAATTGCGGGCGCAGACAAACCATCTCATGAAGTAACCGAAAAAGAATGGGATCTTGTTATGAATATTAATTTAAAAGGGGTTTTCTTTTGTTCCAAGCATGCAATACCTTTTATGAAAAAATCTGGTGGCGGAAGTATTGTAAACCTGTCGTCAATTTATGGAATTGTAGGCGCTGCAGATTTACCACCATATCACGCTTCTAAAGGTGCGGTTAGAGTAATGTCTAAAACCGATGCCATACAATACGCAAAAGATAAGATTAGAGTAAATTCTGTGCATCCAGGTTTTATTTGGACACCATTAGTGGAAGCGTTAGGTAAAGAAAAACCAGGGTTCCGTGAACAACTTGATAGTCTGCACCCAATAGGACAAATTGGTGAAGCTATTGATATTGCCTATGGTATACTGTATTTGATCTCTGATGAATCTAAATTTACGACGGGTAGTGAATTAGTTATTGATGGTGGATATACCGCTAGATAA
- a CDS encoding metallophosphoesterase: MKSFSLFAIFLLCVALFLVDVTAFYWLQSITLLLDSIILRTIINVLFWLFTIGLIGSILTLKITLDAISPIRKQRLISKFYGLAILSFVPKLIFVVVISILYFTNFIFSESKSIIVIPIVGLFSGFLPFFVILYGIFKAKYRFKVYDHTVKSKKLPKSFDGLRIVQLSDAHLGSFNYAYQKLEPAIEIINNIKPDYIVFTGDLVNNYAWELRGWDKIFNKLKAKKGKYAILGNHDYGDYSQWETVEAKQENFVAIKHFFKTIDFKLLLNEAEIISKNNEQIAIIGLENWGKPPFKQYGDLDKAMEVVKAIPFKILLSHDPTHWVEEVIDKTDISLTLSGHTHGMQAAFQYKHLQWSPIKYKFKHWAGLYKHNTQYLYVNRGLGWLGFPARIGMRPEITLIELKTNLG, encoded by the coding sequence ATGAAATCATTTTCGCTTTTTGCCATTTTCTTATTATGTGTTGCCCTATTTTTAGTGGATGTTACAGCATTCTATTGGTTGCAGTCCATAACACTTCTATTGGATTCAATAATTTTAAGAACGATTATTAACGTTCTATTTTGGTTGTTTACAATTGGTTTAATAGGATCTATTTTAACATTAAAAATCACTTTAGATGCTATCAGTCCAATTAGAAAACAGCGCCTTATCTCTAAGTTTTATGGACTTGCAATTTTATCATTTGTACCTAAGTTAATTTTCGTTGTTGTTATCTCAATACTATATTTTACAAATTTTATTTTCTCAGAAAGTAAATCAATTATTGTTATTCCTATTGTTGGCTTGTTCTCTGGGTTTCTTCCATTTTTTGTTATTCTTTATGGGATTTTTAAAGCGAAATATAGATTTAAAGTATATGATCATACTGTAAAGTCTAAAAAGCTACCAAAATCTTTTGATGGTTTGCGAATAGTGCAATTATCAGATGCGCATTTGGGTAGTTTTAATTATGCCTATCAAAAATTAGAGCCTGCTATTGAAATAATAAATAATATAAAACCAGATTATATTGTTTTTACAGGCGATTTGGTAAATAATTACGCATGGGAATTGCGAGGTTGGGATAAAATCTTCAATAAATTAAAAGCCAAAAAAGGTAAATATGCCATTTTGGGCAATCATGATTATGGGGATTATAGCCAATGGGAAACAGTAGAAGCAAAGCAAGAAAATTTCGTTGCCATAAAGCATTTTTTTAAAACTATAGATTTTAAATTGTTATTGAATGAAGCTGAAATAATTTCAAAAAACAATGAACAAATTGCTATAATAGGATTAGAAAATTGGGGAAAACCACCATTTAAGCAATATGGAGATTTAGATAAAGCGATGGAAGTTGTTAAAGCTATTCCGTTTAAGATTCTATTATCGCATGATCCGACGCATTGGGTGGAAGAAGTAATAGATAAAACGGATATTTCATTAACGCTTTCAGGACATACACACGGCATGCAAGCGGCTTTTCAGTATAAACATTTACAATGGAGTCCTATTAAATACAAGTTTAAACATTGGGCTGGTTTGTACAAACATAATACGCAATATCTTTATGTTAACAGAGGTTTGGGTTGGTTGGGTTTTCCTGCAAGGATTGGAATGCGTCCAGAAATAACCTTGATAGAATTAAAAACCAATTTGGGTTAA
- a CDS encoding BON domain-containing protein, which yields MRTDESIKEDILEELSWQPNIDETEIGVIVKNGVVTLSGIVDNYTKKRNAEKAVRHVSGVKAVAEGIVVKYGVDNKFTDTEIAKAVVDALKRNSSVPEEKVEAKVENGWVYLTGNVEWEYQRIAAKTAVEDLLGVHGVTNEITLKPIAKPVDIKNKIKQAFERMADIDAKNIYVDVEGHTVKLHGRVNSILEKDEARKTAYSAPGVYDVKNELEII from the coding sequence ATGAGAACTGATGAAAGTATAAAAGAAGATATTTTAGAAGAACTGTCTTGGCAACCTAACATTGATGAAACTGAAATTGGTGTTATTGTAAAAAATGGTGTGGTAACTTTAAGTGGTATTGTAGATAACTATACTAAAAAACGCAACGCAGAAAAAGCAGTAAGACATGTTTCTGGTGTAAAAGCTGTAGCAGAAGGTATCGTCGTTAAATATGGTGTAGATAATAAATTTACTGATACGGAAATAGCGAAAGCAGTGGTTGATGCTTTAAAAAGAAACTCATCTGTACCTGAAGAAAAAGTTGAAGCAAAAGTTGAAAACGGTTGGGTATACTTAACTGGCAATGTAGAATGGGAATATCAAAGAATAGCTGCAAAAACTGCTGTTGAGGATTTGCTTGGTGTACATGGTGTAACCAATGAAATCACTTTAAAACCTATTGCGAAACCTGTAGATATTAAGAATAAAATTAAACAAGCATTCGAGCGTATGGCAGATATTGATGCGAAAAATATTTATGTAGATGTTGAAGGTCATACCGTAAAATTACATGGTAGAGTCAATTCAATTTTAGAAAAAGATGAAGCTAGAAAGACGGCATATTCTGCTCCTGGTGTTTATGATGTGAAAAATGAGTTGGAAATAATCTAA
- a CDS encoding sigma-70 family RNA polymerase sigma factor yields the protein MDNLKYYESKKEFDVFVASTFSDLKTYKSENKQAAFNKLLLTDLFEVKRYIIKRLSTALTKGNLPQNKYKADDFIDQLFIEVYDHINEVENEKKFYPWLFKKANDLLDDKIEEESFDDFFLKNIDTYTQPEWDEMQEKFSTDGGGDLLLIEELDDMSYNHNDYTLNHVFIEDEEKDWIEKIDKDLSAKDIENQIALVLHHLPLEMRTVFQLSTVQHLELGDIAQIQNITIETVKLHLATAKNALKVSFMNRYPVK from the coding sequence ATGGACAATCTAAAATATTATGAAAGTAAAAAGGAATTTGATGTATTTGTAGCAAGTACATTTTCCGATTTAAAGACATATAAAAGCGAAAACAAACAAGCAGCTTTCAATAAATTATTATTAACGGACTTATTTGAAGTAAAGCGTTACATCATTAAAAGATTAAGTACAGCTTTAACTAAAGGAAATTTACCTCAAAACAAATATAAAGCTGACGATTTTATAGACCAATTGTTTATTGAAGTTTATGACCACATTAATGAGGTTGAAAACGAGAAAAAATTTTATCCTTGGTTATTTAAAAAAGCTAATGACTTATTAGATGATAAAATTGAAGAAGAATCTTTTGATGATTTCTTTCTAAAAAACATTGACACTTATACGCAACCCGAATGGGATGAAATGCAAGAAAAATTTAGTACCGATGGTGGTGGCGATTTACTGTTGATTGAAGAATTAGATGACATGTCTTACAATCATAACGACTACACCCTAAATCATGTATTTATTGAAGATGAAGAGAAAGACTGGATTGAAAAAATTGATAAGGATTTAAGTGCTAAAGACATTGAAAACCAAATTGCATTAGTGCTACATCACTTACCATTAGAGATGCGAACCGTTTTTCAATTGTCTACTGTTCAGCACTTAGAATTGGGTGATATTGCTCAAATACAAAATATAACCATTGAAACGGTAAAACTACATTTAGCAACTGCGAAAAACGCGCTTAAAGTCAGTTTTATGAACAGATATCCTGTGAAATAA
- a CDS encoding DnaJ C-terminal domain-containing protein produces the protein MNYKDYYKILGVSKDASEKEIKKAYRKLAAKHHPDKNPDDKASEEKFKEINEANEVLSDKEKREKYDTLGSNWEAYQNTGDDWRDYANQANQRQSRANGYSYQGDPSSFYGQGAQSGEDFSSFFETFFGAGGRNTRGQRSAHSGGDTQAEMPITLLEAYEGSKRTFEIHNETLRISIKKGAYDGQQLKIKGKGQKGVQAGNRGDLYIILKVQQDPRFQRNGDNLLYSASVDLYTAILGGKIEVPTLTGTVKVTVPKGSETGKILRLKGKGMPKYNKPTTHGDLLVKLTVNLPKALTKEEEELFKKLQGLRTPQTVDTN, from the coding sequence ATGAACTACAAGGATTATTATAAAATATTAGGAGTTAGCAAAGATGCTTCCGAAAAAGAAATTAAGAAAGCCTATCGGAAATTAGCAGCGAAACATCATCCAGATAAAAATCCTGATGATAAAGCGTCTGAAGAAAAATTTAAAGAAATAAACGAGGCTAACGAAGTTTTAAGCGATAAAGAAAAGCGTGAAAAATATGACACACTAGGCTCTAACTGGGAAGCTTACCAAAATACAGGAGATGACTGGCGAGATTACGCCAATCAAGCCAACCAAAGACAAAGCAGAGCAAATGGTTATTCTTATCAAGGAGATCCTTCTAGTTTTTATGGCCAAGGTGCACAAAGTGGCGAAGATTTCTCTAGTTTCTTTGAAACCTTTTTTGGAGCAGGCGGACGAAATACAAGAGGCCAACGATCAGCACATTCTGGAGGCGACACGCAAGCCGAAATGCCAATTACACTTTTGGAAGCCTACGAAGGAAGCAAACGTACCTTTGAAATCCACAATGAAACGTTACGCATATCGATTAAAAAAGGAGCATATGACGGTCAGCAATTAAAAATAAAAGGCAAAGGCCAGAAAGGTGTTCAAGCCGGCAACAGAGGTGATTTGTATATTATTTTAAAAGTACAACAAGATCCTCGATTTCAAAGAAATGGAGATAACCTACTCTACAGTGCCTCAGTAGATTTATATACCGCCATTTTAGGTGGTAAAATAGAAGTACCAACGCTTACAGGAACTGTAAAGGTTACCGTTCCAAAAGGTAGTGAAACAGGAAAAATACTCAGATTAAAAGGCAAAGGCATGCCTAAATATAATAAACCAACAACACATGGTGATTTGTTAGTGAAATTAACCGTGAATTTACCTAAAGCGCTTACAAAGGAAGAAGAAGAATTATTTAAAAAATTACAAGGTTTAAGAACACCTCAAACCGTAGACACAAACTAA
- the trxA gene encoding thioredoxin: MKGDFNKIVNEEVPVLVDFFAEWCGPCKAQSPIIKALAQEVNGKVRVIKIDIDKNQAVAQRYNVRGVPTLVLFKEGQIVWRQSGVQSKEQLIGVIKQHTSVLS; the protein is encoded by the coding sequence ATGAAAGGGGATTTCAATAAAATAGTAAATGAAGAAGTACCTGTTCTAGTAGATTTCTTCGCCGAATGGTGTGGACCTTGTAAAGCGCAATCACCAATTATAAAAGCGTTAGCGCAAGAGGTTAATGGCAAAGTACGCGTTATAAAAATAGATATTGATAAAAACCAAGCAGTAGCACAGCGCTACAATGTTAGAGGTGTTCCAACATTGGTTTTGTTTAAAGAGGGACAGATTGTTTGGCGACAATCTGGTGTACAGAGTAAGGAGCAACTTATAGGTGTTATAAAACAACACACTTCCGTTTTGAGTTAA
- a CDS encoding pyridoxamine 5'-phosphate oxidase family protein: MLGNLNNRQIEHVLHSLIIGRIGCHTDNKTYIVPITYAYDGKYIYGHTNEGMKIDMMRKNPMVCFEADVVDNMSNWRSVIAWGKFEELKTPEERIEGMKIITDKVMPLMTGETTMSHSMTDSGQESIEALQGVVYRIKLTEKTGRFEKM, from the coding sequence ATGTTAGGCAACTTAAACAATAGACAGATTGAGCATGTATTACACAGTTTAATTATTGGTAGAATTGGCTGCCATACAGATAATAAAACCTATATCGTTCCTATAACTTATGCCTATGATGGTAAATATATCTACGGACATACTAACGAAGGTATGAAGATTGACATGATGCGAAAGAATCCAATGGTTTGTTTTGAAGCCGATGTTGTAGATAATATGAGTAATTGGAGAAGTGTCATTGCTTGGGGAAAATTTGAAGAATTAAAAACACCTGAGGAACGAATAGAAGGCATGAAAATAATAACAGATAAAGTTATGCCTTTAATGACTGGAGAGACAACTATGAGTCACTCAATGACTGACTCAGGACAAGAATCCATTGAAGCTTTGCAAGGAGTTGTGTACAGAATTAAACTGACAGAAAAAACGGGAAGATTCGAAAAAATGTAG
- a CDS encoding APC family permease, whose product MTIHRKRNKSLGLPELIAIALGGMVGGGIFTILGIAVSIIGNLAPVAIIIGGCIATLAAYSYVKLGLYYKDEGATYSFFKRTYPNSPFSASVVGWFVIFGYISTLALYAYTFSSYAISSTDFANTIWIRKAIAIGVIALFTGINVWSVNGMGKIEDVMVYTKLVLLTIISIVLIQHGTTDFSTFIDNMVLDAEKSNLFSILIVASLTFVAFEGFQLVINAVNEMTNPEKNIPRAIYSAIALAILIYVVISIGALFAIPTEEIIKNKEFALAAGAGTVLGSLGTNIVILGAILATSSAISGTVFGSSRQMAVIAKDGFFPHWLCVRKNNSPQNAIITMAILASILILLGGLELILEFGSITFLLVSLLMAIANYKIRTETNSSKFITMLSILGLGMGGLLILYYEFTNEWQQMIAIIILYVILAVFAWIYSKKEAQRKLK is encoded by the coding sequence ATGACTATACACAGAAAAAGAAATAAAAGTCTCGGTCTTCCAGAACTCATTGCTATAGCCTTGGGAGGAATGGTAGGTGGTGGCATCTTTACCATTTTAGGCATAGCGGTTTCCATTATTGGGAATTTGGCACCTGTTGCCATTATTATTGGGGGTTGTATAGCAACTTTAGCTGCTTATTCTTATGTTAAACTAGGACTTTATTATAAAGATGAAGGCGCAACATATTCCTTTTTTAAACGAACGTATCCTAATTCGCCTTTTTCGGCTTCAGTTGTGGGTTGGTTTGTTATTTTTGGTTACATAAGTACCTTAGCACTGTATGCCTATACATTTTCATCTTACGCTATTAGTAGTACTGATTTTGCCAATACTATTTGGATTAGAAAAGCCATTGCCATTGGTGTAATTGCTCTTTTTACAGGTATTAATGTGTGGAGCGTTAATGGTATGGGAAAAATAGAAGATGTTATGGTATATACCAAATTGGTTTTGCTCACTATTATTTCTATTGTACTCATTCAACATGGCACTACTGATTTTAGCACGTTTATTGATAATATGGTCTTGGATGCTGAAAAATCTAACCTGTTTTCCATTCTTATTGTGGCTTCGTTAACGTTTGTAGCTTTTGAAGGTTTTCAATTGGTTATTAATGCGGTTAATGAAATGACAAATCCTGAAAAAAATATTCCTAGAGCGATCTATTCAGCCATAGCCTTGGCGATACTTATCTATGTTGTGATTTCCATTGGGGCATTGTTCGCCATACCTACAGAAGAAATTATAAAGAATAAAGAATTTGCCTTAGCAGCAGGCGCGGGAACTGTATTGGGAAGTTTAGGTACCAACATTGTTATTTTGGGTGCTATACTCGCCACCAGTAGTGCCATAAGCGGAACCGTATTTGGTTCATCACGTCAAATGGCAGTTATTGCTAAAGATGGATTTTTTCCACATTGGTTGTGTGTTCGAAAAAATAATAGTCCACAAAATGCCATTATTACAATGGCTATTTTGGCAAGTATTTTAATTCTGTTAGGTGGCCTAGAATTAATTCTAGAATTTGGAAGTATTACTTTTTTATTAGTGTCTTTACTGATGGCAATTGCTAACTATAAAATAAGAACAGAAACAAATTCTTCAAAATTTATTACAATGCTTTCTATTTTAGGACTTGGAATGGGTGGACTATTGATTTTATATTATGAATTTACAAACGAATGGCAACAGATGATTGCCATTATTATTTTGTATGTTATTTTGGCTGTTTTTGCTTGGATATATTCAAAAAAGGAAGCGCAGCGCAAACTGAAATAA
- a CDS encoding BON domain-containing protein yields the protein MRTDLDIKKDVLEELEWQPNVDETQIGVVVENGTVMLTGVLDDYHKKVAAEEAVKRVKGVKALAGDIEVKYGTNYQKTDLEISKAIVRAFEWNTAVPEDKISIEVRDGWINLSGEVESFYQKDAAKRVAENIIGVKWINNTITIKQSLQPLDVKEKITKAFKRSAAIEANAISVDATDGLVKLNGTVHSIAEKKAAENAAYLAPGVHIVINEIEVID from the coding sequence ATGAGAACAGATTTAGATATTAAAAAAGATGTATTGGAGGAACTCGAATGGCAACCCAATGTAGACGAAACTCAAATTGGAGTCGTCGTAGAGAATGGAACTGTTATGCTTACAGGTGTCCTAGATGATTACCATAAAAAAGTGGCTGCAGAAGAAGCTGTAAAACGAGTGAAAGGGGTAAAGGCATTAGCAGGAGATATTGAAGTTAAGTACGGAACAAACTACCAAAAAACGGACTTAGAGATTAGTAAAGCCATTGTAAGAGCTTTTGAATGGAACACAGCAGTGCCTGAAGATAAAATTTCGATTGAAGTACGAGATGGTTGGATTAATTTATCAGGAGAAGTGGAATCCTTCTACCAAAAGGATGCCGCGAAACGTGTTGCAGAAAACATAATTGGAGTAAAGTGGATAAACAATACCATCACTATAAAACAAAGCCTACAACCATTAGATGTTAAGGAAAAAATAACTAAAGCCTTTAAACGCTCTGCAGCTATAGAAGCCAATGCAATCTCAGTTGATGCCACAGATGGTTTAGTGAAACTTAATGGCACAGTTCATTCAATAGCAGAAAAGAAAGCGGCTGAAAACGCGGCATATTTAGCACCAGGTGTTCATATTGTAATCAATGAGATCGAAGTAATTGACTAG